From the genome of Novipirellula aureliae, one region includes:
- a CDS encoding alpha-L-fucosidase encodes MKNKQSRLVVCIVLLLSASFVVGNAEAQRRNTEVQRGPFEVKPMDVTVLWAREAELHGNLKFSNNGQTQGEKPYYWVQNWNSLDDSFAWEVNVLEEADYKVAIHYSCIGKDGSQYEIVAGDSKITGTVVQTKSWHYPARNAVISSFVEVELEGTLHLPKGLSTIELRATKKPESGEVMCLYTLELTPPAAEKIIADAKKRADEMRASTDWFVDAKYGLTFHWTAKTQPKSGPAKSYPDAVKDFDVNAFAEMVEDAGAGYVIFTSSHDPHFFPAPIQAIEKVLPGNTTERDLIGDLADALNERGIKFIMYYTGCRTRPFAAVPGWNNDDKTENYKIFADIFTEIGLRYGDKIAGYWFDMVPYNVSHHFETLFKAAKAGNPERIITWNGWIQRKPTDFQEYWSGEVVDIPVYPFETLDENYQPHVWIIIDDTWVHDKPNTDIGPLKFTDEELIEYVKTCDEKDIVVSMNVSIYQDGTISPAATKQLRALKEAIRGK; translated from the coding sequence ATGAAAAACAAACAAAGTAGACTTGTCGTGTGTATCGTGTTGCTATTGTCGGCATCGTTTGTCGTTGGGAACGCGGAAGCTCAGCGGAGAAATACGGAAGTTCAACGGGGCCCTTTTGAGGTCAAACCGATGGATGTTACCGTCCTCTGGGCGCGTGAAGCTGAACTGCACGGAAATCTCAAGTTTTCAAACAATGGGCAAACTCAGGGAGAAAAACCCTATTACTGGGTTCAGAATTGGAACAGCCTCGATGATTCCTTCGCATGGGAGGTAAACGTTCTAGAAGAAGCTGATTACAAGGTGGCCATTCATTACTCTTGCATCGGTAAGGATGGTTCGCAGTACGAGATTGTTGCGGGCGATAGCAAGATCACCGGTACCGTGGTCCAGACAAAAAGCTGGCACTATCCAGCGAGGAATGCAGTCATTTCCAGTTTTGTCGAAGTTGAGCTCGAAGGGACGCTGCACTTACCCAAGGGACTTAGCACCATTGAGCTTCGTGCCACCAAGAAGCCGGAGTCGGGCGAGGTGATGTGTTTGTATACGTTGGAACTGACTCCTCCTGCTGCAGAGAAAATTATTGCGGACGCCAAGAAGAGGGCGGATGAAATGCGTGCCAGCACCGACTGGTTTGTTGATGCCAAGTATGGTTTAACGTTCCATTGGACGGCAAAAACCCAGCCAAAGAGCGGGCCCGCAAAGTCCTACCCCGACGCGGTAAAGGATTTCGATGTTAACGCGTTCGCCGAGATGGTAGAGGACGCCGGAGCCGGCTACGTCATCTTCACCTCCAGTCACGACCCTCACTTTTTCCCCGCGCCCATCCAAGCGATTGAGAAGGTGCTGCCAGGAAACACGACCGAACGTGACCTCATTGGCGACTTGGCAGATGCGCTAAATGAACGCGGTATCAAGTTCATCATGTACTACACCGGTTGCAGGACGAGACCCTTTGCGGCGGTCCCGGGTTGGAACAACGATGACAAGACTGAAAACTATAAAATCTTTGCCGATATCTTCACGGAAATTGGTCTGCGCTATGGCGATAAAATTGCCGGTTACTGGTTCGACATGGTTCCCTACAATGTCTCCCACCACTTTGAAACTCTGTTCAAGGCTGCCAAAGCTGGAAACCCGGAGCGTATCATTACTTGGAATGGATGGATCCAACGCAAGCCTACCGATTTCCAAGAGTATTGGTCTGGCGAGGTTGTTGACATCCCGGTTTACCCTTTCGAAACCCTGGATGAGAACTATCAGCCACATGTCTGGATCATTATCGATGACACATGGGTTCACGACAAGCCGAACACCGATATTGGACCGCTAAAGTTTACAGACGAGGAACTGATCGAGTACGTCAAGACATGCGACGAAAAGGATATTGTGGTTTCAATGAATGTAAGTATTTATCAGGATGGAACCATTTCTCCAGCAGCCACCAAGCAGCTTCGCGCTCTCAAAGAAGCGATCCGAGGAAAGTAA
- a CDS encoding right-handed parallel beta-helix repeat-containing protein codes for MNQWATRFVAILFSALGVLQAAEIYVSPIGSDTNPGTKSQPVASLTAAQEKAREFAGEESVLVRVADGVYYLTETWQFSPIDSGTVRYPVVYRAENEGGAVLSGGSKLDLQWQPYRDGIFQAATPAGLEIDQLFLDGSLQHMARYPNHDPEIAVFNGYAADAFSPERAANWADPVGGIMHAIHGNRWGSYHYLIMGKKTDGSLTYEGGWQTGGSAMHPKYRFVENIREELDVPGEWYHDSKAGKIFFYPPAGVDLNQATVEIANLRSLVELRGTQETPVCFIRLSGFTFRHAKRTFMDTRERMLGSDWRIYRGGAVYFEGAEDCMLDHCILEQLGGNAVFVNNYNRRIRVQTCRIEDCGASAVCFVGSTAAVREPDRGRRQDGNRGAGGNARMDLLPGPLTEEYPSECTVENCLIKELGLVEKQVAGVEISMARRITVRDCSIYDVPRAGIDVGNGRWGGHLIEGCDVFNTVLETGDHGSFNSWGRDRLMSRGGGSAESDLAEIALLDNMEPTIIRNNRWRCDHGWDIDLDDGSSNYHIYNNLMLNGGLKFRQGFRRYGWNNVIINNALHPHVWYPNSGDCFIRNIVMTPYRPARMPEGKWGRELDYNLFTSNEADRDAFQQHGIDGHSVVGDAQFIDPAAGNFQVAEGSPALAIGFRNFPMDHFGVRDAKLRGIARTPMIPALRNVSSDPASIVYDWHGGKIRNIEGAEYSAWGISSEIGGVMVLYTPGWEGLLGDEGLREGDLINGCNGQRVKNVVDLIKLIQETPADQPLTIQTRRGKVVFPKCPPIPVKP; via the coding sequence ATGAATCAATGGGCCACTCGTTTCGTAGCGATTCTATTTTCGGCGCTGGGAGTTTTGCAGGCAGCGGAAATATATGTCAGCCCGATCGGTAGCGATACCAATCCGGGAACAAAATCGCAGCCAGTCGCTTCGCTCACTGCGGCGCAAGAGAAGGCGAGGGAATTTGCGGGTGAAGAATCGGTTTTGGTTCGTGTGGCCGATGGGGTTTATTACCTGACGGAGACTTGGCAATTTTCCCCTATCGATTCTGGGACTGTAAGATACCCGGTTGTGTATCGCGCCGAGAATGAAGGCGGTGCGGTGCTGAGTGGTGGTTCGAAGCTCGACCTTCAATGGCAGCCTTATCGCGATGGCATTTTTCAGGCTGCGACGCCAGCGGGCCTTGAGATCGATCAACTGTTTCTTGATGGTAGCCTCCAGCACATGGCTCGCTATCCCAATCACGATCCAGAGATCGCGGTCTTTAATGGCTACGCGGCGGATGCGTTCAGCCCAGAGCGTGCCGCCAATTGGGCCGATCCCGTTGGAGGTATCATGCATGCGATCCATGGGAATCGCTGGGGTAGCTACCATTACCTCATTATGGGAAAGAAGACAGACGGTTCACTGACATACGAAGGCGGTTGGCAAACCGGTGGGAGTGCGATGCATCCGAAGTATCGCTTCGTGGAAAACATCCGAGAGGAATTGGATGTCCCCGGCGAATGGTATCATGACAGTAAGGCAGGCAAAATTTTCTTCTATCCACCAGCCGGAGTGGACTTGAATCAAGCGACCGTTGAAATCGCTAATCTTAGGAGTTTAGTTGAACTACGGGGGACCCAGGAAACGCCCGTGTGTTTTATTCGTTTGAGTGGGTTCACTTTCCGGCACGCCAAACGCACGTTCATGGACACTCGAGAGCGGATGTTAGGCAGCGATTGGCGTATCTACCGGGGCGGGGCGGTCTATTTCGAGGGCGCCGAGGATTGCATGCTGGATCACTGCATCCTTGAACAGTTAGGTGGGAACGCGGTTTTCGTGAACAACTATAATCGGCGTATCAGGGTCCAAACCTGCCGGATTGAAGACTGCGGGGCCAGCGCCGTTTGTTTTGTCGGAAGTACCGCCGCGGTTCGTGAACCAGACCGCGGCAGGCGGCAAGACGGTAATCGCGGAGCAGGTGGCAATGCTAGAATGGACTTGTTGCCAGGCCCGCTGACGGAGGAGTATCCGTCGGAATGTACGGTTGAAAACTGCTTGATCAAGGAACTGGGACTCGTTGAAAAACAGGTGGCCGGTGTGGAGATTTCCATGGCGCGTCGGATCACCGTCCGAGACTGCTCGATTTATGATGTGCCGCGTGCGGGTATTGACGTTGGCAACGGCCGCTGGGGCGGTCATCTGATCGAAGGTTGTGATGTGTTCAATACCGTTCTAGAAACGGGCGACCACGGTAGCTTCAATTCCTGGGGCCGCGATCGGCTGATGAGTCGGGGTGGGGGATCTGCCGAAAGTGATCTCGCAGAAATAGCCCTGCTCGATAATATGGAACCTACGATTATTCGCAACAACCGCTGGCGTTGTGACCACGGCTGGGACATTGATCTTGATGATGGATCCAGTAATTATCACATCTACAACAATCTGATGTTGAATGGTGGTTTGAAATTCCGTCAAGGCTTCCGTCGCTACGGTTGGAATAATGTCATCATCAACAATGCCCTGCATCCGCACGTTTGGTATCCGAACAGCGGTGACTGCTTCATTCGCAATATCGTGATGACTCCTTATCGCCCGGCGAGGATGCCAGAAGGGAAATGGGGCCGCGAGTTGGACTATAATTTATTCACCTCCAATGAGGCCGATCGCGACGCTTTCCAACAGCATGGGATTGATGGGCACTCCGTGGTGGGTGATGCGCAATTTATCGATCCTGCTGCCGGTAATTTCCAGGTTGCGGAAGGTTCACCTGCACTGGCGATTGGCTTCCGGAATTTCCCGATGGATCATTTTGGGGTCCGTGATGCGAAGCTACGAGGTATCGCCCGGACCCCAATGATCCCGGCACTGCGAAATGTTTCGAGTGATCCTGCTTCGATTGTTTACGATTGGCACGGAGGAAAAATTCGCAACATCGAAGGGGCTGAGTATTCCGCCTGGGGAATCTCTTCTGAAATCGGTGGCGTGATGGTGCTCTATACACCCGGATGGGAGGGACTCCTCGGTGATGAAGGTTTGCGGGAAGGTGATTTGATTAATGGATGCAATGGCCAAAGGGTAAAAAACGTTGTTGATTTAATCAAGCTTATCCAAGAGACGCCAGCCGATCAGCCGTTAACGATTCAGACCCGACGCGGCAAAGTTGTGTTCCCAAAATGCCCTCCCATACCTGTAAAGCCTTGA